A genomic segment from Colletotrichum higginsianum IMI 349063 chromosome 5, whole genome shotgun sequence encodes:
- a CDS encoding Cytochrome P450, with the protein MAGSLHAQITESLTPGRVFGSILFVFVGLLVLDHIWKPTYPENIPVVGYGKGTVAGVKNFCYYVFRYRDWVIEGYHKPRQLTRIAPETQYNKQNRAFVVPAAASRAPDIIIPRSLTKWLLEYPDSAVSAHEAHNDVLYSDYNFLGKVYADDVWHTRVIHRSLARHLGSLVPGIEEEVSVAVDEAFGTDTDNWRTLSLWDAWLTIVPPVTNRILVGEGTCRNKDFCKAMVSFVDQVILNCFALHMVPQIMLPVLGPLIALPNWWLWRKAARHSLPVIRKRLDDMAKKEAGDPAYDTWAAPEDFITWDIRMAKAEGNRFELDPYVISKRLLPIQFAAIHTTVITGHGIVLDLLSSDPAKGYMDGIREEAARVLKEEGGRWTKNGLSRLYRLDSAIRESQRLSNFSCTLMERKVVAEEGITNEQEGWHLPKGTFLTVNLEGLHHDDDVTPNAHEYDAFRTSRQREEYEAKPQAERSLEEGLRLKNLGMVTTSDAHLPFGHGRHACPGRFFVAHELKMVVANLLLNYDLKPISERPKPQWVGVTVVPPMDAKVELRRRKGTL; encoded by the exons ATGGCCGGCAGCCTCCACGCCCAAATCACCGAGTCGCTGACGCCCGGGCGCGTCTTCGGCTCCATCTTGTTCGTCTTTGTCGGCCTCCTCGTGCTCGACCACATCTGGAAGCCGACGTACCCGGAGAACatccccgtcgtcggctaCGGCAAGGGCACCGTCGCGGGAGTCAAGAACTTTTGCTACTACGTCTTTCGCTACCGCGACTGGGTCATTGAAGGCTACCACAAG CCCCGGCAACTGACGCGCATTGCCCCGGAAACGCAGTACAACAAGCAGAACCGCGCCTTCgtcgtccccgccgccgcgagccgGGCCcccgacatcatcatcccGCGATCCCTCACCAAGTGGCTGCTCGAGTACCCGGACTCGGCCGTCTCCGCGCACGAGGCCCACAACGATGTGCTCTACAGCGATTACAACTTCCTCGGCAAGGtctacgccgacgacgtgTGGCACACGCGCGTCATCCACAGGAGCCTCGCGCGCCACCTCGGCTCCCTGGTCCCcggcatcgaggaggaggtctcggtcgccgtcgacgaggccttcGGCACCGACACGGACAACTGGAGGACGCTGAGCCTGTGGGACGCCTGGCTGACCATCGTGCCCCCCGTGACGAACcgcatcctcgtcggcgagggcaccTGTCGGAACAAGGACTTCTGCAAGGCCATGGTCTCCTTTGTCGACCAGGTCATCCTCAACTGCTTCGCCCTGCACATGGTCCCGCAGATCATGCTGCCCGTCCTCGGGCCCCTCATCGCACTGCCCAACTGGTGGCTGTGGCGCAAGGCCGCCAGGCACAGCCTGCCCGTCATACGCAAGCGGCTCGACGAcatggccaagaaggaggccggcgacccGGCCTACGACACCTGGGCCGCGCCCGAGGACTTCATCACGTGGGACATCCGCATGGCCAAGGCGGAGGGGAACCGCTTCGAGCTCGATCCGTACGTCATCTCGAAGCGACTCTTGCCCATCCagttcgccgccatccacACGACCGTCATCACCGGCCACGGCATCGTGCTCGACCTGCTGAGCTCCGACCCGGCCAAGGGGTACATGGACGGCATCAGGGAAGAGGCGGCGCGCGTgctcaaggaggagggcggccgcTGGACCAAGAACGGACTCTCGAGGCTCTACCGCCTCGACAGCGCCATCCGCGAGAGCCAGCGGCTGAGCAACTTCAGCTGCACGCTGATGGAGCGCaaggtcgtcgccgaggagggcatcaCCAACGAGCAGGAGGGCTGGCACCTCCCCAAGGGCACGTTCCTGACCGTCAACCTCGAGGGCCTccaccacgacgacgacgtcacCCCCAACGCGCACGAGTACGACGCCTTCCGCACGAGCCGGCAGAGGGAGGAGTACGAGGCGAAACCCCAGGCGGAGAGGAGCCTGGAGGAGGGATTGAGGCTCAAGAACCTCGGCATGGTGACGACGAGCGACGCCCATCTCCCCTTTGGCCACGGGCGGCACGCATG CCCCGGccgcttcttcgtcgcccacgagctgaagatggtggtggccAACCTGCTTCTCAACTACGACCTGAAGCCGATATCCGAACGGCCGAAACCGCAGTGGGTGGGCGTGACGGTGGTGCCGCCGATGGACGCAAAGGTTGAGCTGAGGCGGAGGAAGGGCACCTTGTAG